AAACGGCGATACACCCGCTCCGCCATTACTCAGAACGTTCTGCGCTGCCAGCATCATCAGACCAAAGCCTGCAGCTGCGCACAGAATACCAATCACGAATTTCGAAATACTGCTCGGACGGATATTCTTGCTTGCCAGTTTCGGCCACGCCCAGCTAAACACCGGGGCGAGGATAATGATGAACAAGGCATTGATCGACTGGAACCACACGGCCGGGATTTCAAAATCGCCGATCATACGGTTGGTATAGTCGTTAGCAAACAGGTTAAATGACGTTGGCTTTTGCTCAAATGCGGACCAGAAGAATGCCGCAGACACCAGCAGGATAAAACAGACCAACAATCTGGCGCGTTCTTTGCGGTTCAGGCCAGCAAACACAAACAACCAGATAAAGTAGAGAGCAACCGATGCCGCAATGACGTACACCAGCACACTGGCTACCGCGACCGGGTTAATCACAATCACGCCCTGCGCTATCAGTGTAACGATTACCACGACGCCCACCGCCAGTGCCAGCAACCAACTGCCTACACCATTTTTCTTCGCTACCGGGCTGTTCCACGTGGAATCCAGACCGACTTCACTGTCGTAGCGTTGCATGGCCGGAACAGCAAAGACGCGGAAAATCACCAGCGCCACCAGCATCCCGATGCCACCAATACCAAAGCCCCAGTGCCAGCCATGAGTTTTAATCAACCAACCGGAGATCAGAGGTGCGATGAACGACCCCATATTGATGCCCATGTAAAAAAGCGAAAAACCGCCGTCACGACGCGCATCGCCTTTTTTATACAGTGTCCCCACCATAACCGAGATACAGGTCTTAAACAGCCCGGAGCCAAGCACGATAAACATCAGACCAATAAAGAACAGGTTGTCGCCCATCACTGCGGAAAGTGCAATCGATAAATGCCCAAGCGCAATCAGAATTGAACCATACCAGACCGCTTTCTGCTGGCCGAGCCAGTTATCTGCAAGCCAGCCACCCGGCAGTGCCGCCAGATACATCGTCCCGGCGAAGATCCCAACAATCGCCGAAGCGTTTTCGCGTGCCAGCCCCATACCACCGTCATAAACAGTAGCGGCCATGAACAGAATCAGTAACGGACGAATGCCGTAAAACGAGAAACGCTCCCACATTTCGGTGAAGAACAGTGAGCCAAGCGGATAAGGATGGCCAAAGAACGTTCGGCTTTCTTTTTGATTAACAGAGGATTGCATAATTCTCCCGAGAAGGTATGTCGTCGTGCTTGTAAACACCGCAATGCACGCCGACCAGTTATATATCTGGCCGATTTTCTACATGCGGTGAAGAGTTATTTAACTATTTGATAACCTGATGCTAGTTTTGTCTAGTACCAGACCAGAGACTTTAAGATGAAAA
This sequence is a window from Enterobacter sp. RHBSTW-00994. Protein-coding genes within it:
- a CDS encoding peptide MFS transporter: MQSSVNQKESRTFFGHPYPLGSLFFTEMWERFSFYGIRPLLILFMAATVYDGGMGLARENASAIVGIFAGTMYLAALPGGWLADNWLGQQKAVWYGSILIALGHLSIALSAVMGDNLFFIGLMFIVLGSGLFKTCISVMVGTLYKKGDARRDGGFSLFYMGINMGSFIAPLISGWLIKTHGWHWGFGIGGIGMLVALVIFRVFAVPAMQRYDSEVGLDSTWNSPVAKKNGVGSWLLALAVGVVVIVTLIAQGVIVINPVAVASVLVYVIAASVALYFIWLFVFAGLNRKERARLLVCFILLVSAAFFWSAFEQKPTSFNLFANDYTNRMIGDFEIPAVWFQSINALFIIILAPVFSWAWPKLASKNIRPSSISKFVIGILCAAAGFGLMMLAAQNVLSNGGAGVSPFWLVGSILMLTLGELCLSPIGLATMTLLAPERMRGQMMGLWFCASALGNLAAGLIGGHVKADQLDMLPDLFARCSIALLICAAVLIALIVPVRRMLENAQTKPVTNA